A single genomic interval of Armigeres subalbatus isolate Guangzhou_Male chromosome 1, GZ_Asu_2, whole genome shotgun sequence harbors:
- the LOC134205767 gene encoding leucine-rich repeat serine/threonine-protein kinase 1 isoform X2: MASTPSPESEDFPGRLLHQAALWDNAELLEDLLQEEVHLIDCLDSWGRAPIHAAAITAESRCLPMLINAGANINATCGPRGDNKTALHLSAEHGHVSNVQVLLAADASFVAKDKNGLTALDLAERSGHDACVELLKEAADTREQIRSQKHKNLREAVTSSDDTLVQLLLDNIGPEREIIVNMAPGGANTLLFIASQNGSERIAQLLLEAGADGRAHAVTRYSPLYTAVHNGHKKVSSMLLDRFPELVQQLTVERWLPFHAACINGHCSVVELLIRNHYPEELMSSYRIKPPHSRDPSGELEWRLAFDPNTQDVTGQTALYVSCLLGNRQLVEMLLNWKVKCVRYSLEDDGGGGAREAVTPSSNPLSPSNRRISFGIQSIMSRLSLGRDHGEDRDDNSELRCPLDMNILCGAARETALLAAVRGGFLDVVTLLLQNGADPNVVARAVDDQNDPKASDEIYGFSNVPLAEATRQKSLAMVDLLLKYGAKDDQSIALSIAIQNSDEQIVCRLLSIKAHADPDYKINKKAFAHEAEYSALPLVGSFTYSSLFPSTATMINWHSNNCRLATIKMPWLSEAVLQCNPKLKGHPRCYQLSLGALTRIDISHNSLAHLPPEIFSLGSLRYLNAAQNKIERIPLPEDIEACSTYQSQKRRTSKTAQVEYNCPVLEELYLQDNRLEYIPPRLFLLTSLSILDVSNNKLQELPFELWKSPKLKEFNVAFNFLKDLPSLPNITDFAADGTEPPSPVTEACLFHAYSYEDNSDSLTRNRHVASLELVKHHIWSKSLEVTDQELRLPDSKNDHTVSQLSSLNLANNLFTSIPLALPCLAVNLTRLNMSYNSLRSMGHVTSYPASLKQLDLGHNEISCWPSLPRIAASDPHLMCYNPQEPKKHSSKSSVASAGSSSTPYSNEVTVVKSSTSSNNITSLRTAVLKSVCVHRRHLRLESLRTLILADNSLTRIQLSTDDVTTLGESEDAEWSLIGVAKSRLIFPNLSMLDISNNSLKEIPPSIHELTNLSVLNISGNMDVTELPPHMGLLSRLWNLNTRGCSLQDPLRSMIDSKKYKTMDIIGYLKSVYEDARPYARMKLMVVGVQGIGKTSLLEQLRSEGPTRNKKQVDHWAKRMGHKNINTKTSRGINMSTVGVDIGDWICEKKIRGQSTHGPVVFRTWDFGGQKEYYATHQYFLSKRSLYLVLWRIIDGRKGLAEVLQWLGNIQARAPNSPVIIVGTHYDAVGETLPAKKAEELQQIIRDRFIAVSDAEKIGLPRVLDSIEVSCRTGHNIKLLANLIYDTAFSLRPPGCKEPLLYQRVPASYLALEDVVGTIASTLRQFSADPVLDAERYRLMVTQEMQLRGFKGFRDWSELNQATMFLHDNGVLLHYDDATLRDLYFLDPQWLCDMLAHVVTVREINPFARTGVMKMDDLQHVFKSSCLGSSDNRGYIVSLLNKFEVALSWDARTLLIPSLLPLEEDSTADRVVTVKISTRSKGWVMRTRRNPLNSNLPTYEPVTSEPQTPTLNNACDIQTLPRHEQTISRLLLMSYFPSGFWSRLITRVLADDQVVEAIRSLYPLPKNVENDPDINQMLNMSSHWAVWQTGLALYYGSTLVFKMREISVTCPTSPYRNPMNRFKLKQDGIWCDIDLTSTSILEIYFPFNALKIRKLDEVGAELSSVDIEVNVRCLTQLLALSVDHIDLLLEDWYPTLGTRFVHTSEGRFLVTRLVPCPKCLRDCEDRHVPNFPSQVKSSTGAIGNQRPMLHKRLSVDRRQEFGEPSGLNELPGILNDLVPTRKSQDSIGWSDCDSGVGQESADSSRATSIEGHPLVNAGDMPGPPSYSWMVEECILAAYDKKSVACPIHGEIELSRITPDVNFMDLSENYLIKSGDITRGPLLGRGAFGFVFKASCKTRGSKAIIPVAMKMLQPVAPGPRARQSAIIAYKAALGKWERDPLQHSCKAYCTARQELAVLLTLRHPNIVPLVGVCTQPLALVLDLAPKGALDAVLRHFRRSGARIGPYCFQSLVLQAAKAMEYLHRRRVIYRDLKAENILVWEFPEPHTDDHPSNAVHIKVADYGISRITLPSGSKGFGGTEGFMAPEIMRHNGEEEYTEKVDCFSFGMFLYELIALRQPFEGHEAVKECILEGGRPVLTQRETHFPSYCLDLMVLCWDQQPKVRPSASQIVSIASAPEFTHLIDIISLSHPGNTMDGIACPIASVDDETVISGHELWLPCSNSRIDILHGSIKGWQQYHRILCPQIGTPVKSANGSGYHSQPTTPHQMKQIKMTTACVVEKAVWIGDAEGNIYAFNACDCVHQFSYALEPAQPCPVVALVYLKKFSRVAAGLENGRLFLLDSTLTPSTSVSAEGSFVLSELGSGERLYSVCPLWKDETECELWCGETDGAMNVFSLKNSHVSGQHHLTHFQTPLPTRGLTVSLLCASDDWVYSYVAPGCILYQWRSTGKQIENRLDCSKLVPCSESLKSIAIDEHLSPGKCQISTIAALNGELYVGTTWGCIIIIEKQTLRPITIFRPFEEDVRCIVPLYGGPSPMLVTLGRGYRSLIDRYTDVTTGHVTTPSAGAPDKRLKETLLKDRSNNMHALIWTAEHWTPV; this comes from the exons ATACGCGGGAGCAGATTCGATCCCAGAAGCACAAGAATCTCCGTGAAGCGGTGACGTCTTCAGATGACACGCTGGTGCAGCTACTGCTGGACAACATCGGTCCGGAGCGCGAGATCATTGTCAATATGGCCCCGGGAGGAGCCAACACGTTGCTGTTCAT CGCCTCACAAAACGGGTCGGAACGTATCGCACAACTGTTGTTGGAAGCTGGTGCCGATGGCAGGGCGCATGCCGTTACCCGTTATTCGCCTCTGTATACGGCGGTGCATAACGGTCATAAAAAGGTCTCATCTATGCTGTTGGATCGATTTCCAGAGCTGGTGCAGCAATTGACTGTGGAACGGTGGCTACCGTTCCATGCGGCTTGCATTAATGGGCACTGCTCGGTGGTAGAGTTACTAATCCGGAACCATTATCCGGAGGAATTGATGAGCTCCTACAG AATAAAACCACCCCATTCCAGAGATCCTAGTGGAGAGCTCGAATGGCGCCTAGCCTTCGATCCGAACACCCAGGACGTTACTGGACAAACGGCACTGTATGTGAGCTGTCTTCTAGGGAACAGGCAATTGGTCGAAATGCTGTTGAACTGGAAAGTTAAGTGCGTGAGATATTCACTGGAAGATGACGGAGGAGGAGGGGCAAGGGAAGCGGTAACTCCTTCTAGCAATCCGCTTAGTCCTTCCAATCGAAGGATATCGTTCGGCATTCAGTCGATCATGTCTCGTTTGAGTCTAGGTCGCGATCACGGTGAAGATCGCGATGACAATTCCGAACTAAGGTGCCCATTGGACATGAATATCTTGTGTGGAGCTGCTCGGGAGACCGCGTTATTGGCTGCAGTTCGTGGAGGATTTTTAGACGTGGTTACGCTTTTGTTGCAGAACGGAGCAGATCCTAACGTAGTGGCAAGAGCTGTTGATGATCAGAATGATCCCAA GGCGTCGGACGAGATCTACGGATTTTCTAACGTTCCTCTTGCAGAAGCCACTCGACAAAAGTCTTTAGCTATGGTTGATCTACTTCTAAAGTATGGTGCCAAAGATGATCAGTCGATTGCTCTGAGCATCGCAATTCAGAACTCCGACGAACAAATCGTGTGCAGATTATTATCTATAAAGGCTCATGCTGATCCGGACTACAAGATTAATAAAAAAGCTTTTGCTCATGAGGCAGAATACAGCGCTCTACCGCTTGTAGGGAGCTTCACCTACAGTTCCCTATTTCCCAGTACCGCTACCATGATCAATTGGCATAGTAACAACTGCCGATTAGCGACCATAAAAATGCCGTGGCTTAGCGAAGCCGTTCTCCAGTGTAACCCGAAACTCAAAGGTCACCCTCGCTGCTACCAACTCTCTCTTGGAGCTTTAACTCGTATAGACATCTCTCATAATTCTCTCGCTCACCTTCCTCCGGAGATCTTTTCACTAGGTAGCCTTCGCTACCTAAACGCCGCTCAGAACAAAATCGAACGCATACCTCTCCCGGAAGACATTGAAGCCTGCTCGACCTACCAGTCCCAGAAACGCCGAACGTCCAAGACGGCACAAGTCGAATACAACTGTCCCGTACTGGAGGAACTCTACCTTCAGGACAACCGACTCGAGTACATTCCACCTCGACTCTTTCTGCTCACCAGCTTGAGCATTCTGGACGTCTCCAACAACAAACTGCAAGAGCTTCCATTCGAGTTATGGAAGTCCCCTAAACTGAAAGAATTTAACGTTGCTTTCAATTTCCTCAAAGATCTCCCATCCCTACCGAACATTACCGACTTTGCCGCGGATGGTACCGAGCCGCCCTCCCCAGTAACAGAAGCTTGCCTTTTCCATGCGTATTCTTACGAAGACAACAGCGACTCTCTAACCCGAAACCGCCACGTGGCCAGTTTAGAACTTGTCAAGCATCACATCTGGTCAAAGTCACTGGAAGTAACGGACCAAGAGCTACGACTTCCAGATTCCAAAAACGATCACACCGTTTCGCAGCTAAGCAGCCTCAATCTTGCCAACAATCTCTTCACCAGCATTCCCCTTGCTTTGCCGTGTCTTGCCGTGAACCTAACCCGTCTGAACATGTCCTACAACAGCCTTCGCTCGATGGGGCACGTCACCAGCTACCCTGCCTCGCTCAAACAGCTCGACCTGGGTCACAATGAGATCAGCTGTTGGCCGAGCTTGCCGCGAATTGCCGCTTCCGATCCGCACCTCATGTGCTATAACCCCCAGGAACCAAAGAAACACTCCTCCAAGAGCTCCGTGGCCAGTGCGGGAAGTTCCAGCACACCGTATTCCAACGAGGTTACGGTCGTGAAGTCATCCACCAGTTCGAACAACATCACCTCGTTGCGAACGGCAGTTCTGAAAAGCGTTTGTGTCCACCGGCGGCACCTTCGGTTGGAGTCCTTGCGCACTTTGATTCTGGCTGATAATTCGCTGACGCGAATACAGTTGTCCACCGATGACGTAACGACACTCGGAGAGTCAGAGGACGCTGAATGGAGTCTGATTGGGGTGGCCAAGTCCCGATTGATCTTCCCGAATTTGTCCATGTTGGACATTAGCAACAATTCGTTGAAGGAGATCCCGCCGTCGATCCATGAGTTGACCAACCTGAGCGTACTGAACATAAGCGGGAATATGGACGTAACGGAGTTGCCGCCGCACATGGGTTTGCTATCGCGACTGTGGAATCTGAATACGAGGGGTTGTTCGTTGCAGGATCCGTTACGATCGATGATCGACAGCAAGAAGTACAAGACGATGGATATCATTGGATATTTAAAATCGGTTTACGAGGACGCTCGGCCTTATGCTAGGATGAAACTCATGGTTGTGGGAGTGCAGGGGATTGGGAAGACAAGTTTGTTGGAACAGTTGCGGAGTGAAGGTCCGACGAGGAATAAAAAGCAGGTGGACCACTGGGCCAAACGGATGGGTCATAAGAATATCAATACGAAAACCAGTCGGGGGATCAATATGTCCACGGTGGGGGTGGACATTGGTGACTGGATATGCGAGAAAAAGATCCGAGGGCAATCGACGCATGGACCGGTGGTGTTCAGGACTTGGGATTTCGGGGGCCAAAAGGAATACTACGCCACGCATCAGTATTTCCTGTCGAAACGAAGCTTGTATTTGGTTTTGTGGAGAATCATCGATGGACGAAAAGGATTGGCGGAAGTTTTGCAGTGGTTGGGAAACATTCAGGCGAGAGCTCCAAACTCTCCGGTAATTATTGTGGGGACGCATTACGACGCAGTTGGCGAAACATTGCCCGCGAAGAAAGCAGAAGAGCTTCAGCAGATCATTAGAGATCGCTTCATAGCGGTTTCCGATGCGGAGAAGATTGGTCTACCAAGGGTGTTGGATTCCATCGAGGTCAGTTGTAGAACCGGCCACAATATTAAACTGTTGGCAAATTTGATCTATGATACGGCGTTTTCGTTGCGACCTCCAGGTTGCAAGGAGCCTCTCCTGTACCAACGAGTTCCCGCTAGCTATTTGGCCCTTGAGGACGTCGTTGGGACCATAGCATCTACTCTGAGACAGTTCAGTGCGGATCCGGTTCTGGACGCGGAACGGTACCGCCTGATGGTAACTCAGGAGATGCAACTTCGAGGATTCAAGGGCTTTCGCGATTGGTCCGAGCTGAACCAAGCTACGATGTTTCTTCACGACAATGGCGTTTTGTTGCACTACGACGATGCGACACTGCGTGATCTGTACTTCTTGGATCCGCAGTGGTTGTGCGATATGCTGGCGCATGTAGTGACTGTTAGGGAGATAAATCCATTCGCCAGGACCGGCGTCATGAAGATGGACGACCTGCAGCATGTTTTCAAGAGTTCCTGCCTGGGGAGCAGCGATAATCGGGG TTATATTGTGAGCCTGCTGAACAAATTTGAAGTGGCATTGTCGTGGGATGCGCGCACTTTACTCATTCCATCACTTCTTCCCTTGGAAGAAGACAGCACTGCAGATAGAGTAGTTACCGTCAAG ATCTCGACACGCTCTAAAGGCTGGGTTATGCGAACTCGCCGAAACCCTTTGAACTCCAATCTGCCAACCTATGAACCAGTCACATCTGAGCCACAGACCCCAACCCTCAACAATGCATGCGATATCCAAACTTTACCACGTCATGAACAAACCATTTCGCGATTGCTATTGATGTCCTACTTTCCGTCCGGCTTCTGGTCCAGACTCATTACCCGTGTCCTCGCCGACGATCAGGTCGTGGAAGCGATACGATCGCTCTACCCTCTTCCTAAGAACGTTGAGAACGATCCGGACATCAATCAGATGCTGAACATGTCGTCGCATTGGGCAGTTTGGCAAACCGGTCTCGCGCTGTACTACGGTTCAACTTTGGTGTTCAAAATGAGAGAGATCTCCGTAACCTGCCCGACATCGCCGTATCGTAATCCAATGAATCGGTTCAAGCTAAAACAAGACGGAATTTGGTGTGACATTGATCTCACTTCAACCTCAATTTTGGAAATCTATTTCCCATTCAATGCGCTGAAGATACGTAAACTGGATGAAGTTGGCGCAGAGTTATCTTCGGTGGATATCGAAGTCAACGTACGTTGTTTGACACAGCTGCTGGCACTCAGCGTAGATCACATTGATCTACTGTTGGAGGACTGGTACCCTACTTTGGGTACGAGGTTTGTGCACACATCGGAGGGCCGTTTCTTGGTGACTCGATTGGTTCCATGTCCAAAGTGTTTGCGTGATTGCGAGGATCGACACGTTCCGAATTTCCCTTCGCAAGTGAAGTCCAGTACAGGCGCGATAGGCAATCAGCGTCCAATGTTGCACAAGAGACTGAGCGTAGACAGGAGGCAGGAATTTGGTGAGCCTAGTGGCTTGAATGAGCTGCCTGGTATATTGAATGACTTGGTTCCTACGAGAAAGTCCCAGGACTCGATTGGTTGGTCCGATTGTGATTCCGGAGTTGGGCAGGAGTCAGCTGATAGCTCGCGGGCTACTTCCATCGAAGGGCATCCGCTGGTCAACGCGGGAGATATGCCGGGACCACCCAGCTACTCTTGGATGGTGGAAGAATGCATTCTGGCAGCGTACGACAAGAAGTCGGTTGCGTGTCCGATCCATGGGGAAATTGAACTGAGCAGAATCACCCCGGATGTG AATTTCATGGACCTCTCGGAGAACTATCTGATCAAATCGGGCGATATCACGCGAGGTCCCCTCCTTGGGCGTGGTGCATTCGGTTTTGTGTTCAAAGCGTCATGTAAGACCCGCGGTTCCAAGGCGATCATTCCTGTGGCGATGAAGATGCTGCAACCGGTTGCGCCGGGTCCGCGAGCTCGCCAGAGTGCCATCATTGCGTACAAAGCCGCCCTCGGCAAATGGGAGCGAGATCCGTTGCAGCATTCGTGCAAGGCTTACTGCACCGCACGGCAGGAGCTGGCGGTTCTTCTGACGCTGCGACATCCGAATATTGTTCCGCTCGTTGGGGTGTGTACGCAACCGTTGGCTTTGGTGCTGGACCTGGCTCCGAAAGGGGCGCTCGATGCCGTGCTGCGGCACTTCCGCCGGAGTGGAGCTCGCATCGGGCCGTACTGCTTTCAATCGTTGGTGCTTCAGGCAGCCAAAGCTATGGAATATTTGCACCGGAGAAGGGTGATCTATCGTGATCTCAAGGCGGAAAATATCTTGGTTTGGGAATTTCCGGAACCTCATAC TGACGACCACCCGTCGAACGCCGTGCATATCAAGGTGGCGGACTACGGCATCAGCCGCATTACGCTGCCGTCCGGTTCCAAGGGCTTCGGGGGCACCGAAGGCTTTATGGCGCCGGAAATCATGCGACACAACGGCGAAGAGGAGTACACCGAGAAGGTGGACTGTTTCTCGTTTGGAATGTTCCTGTACGAGCTGATCGCGCTGCGGCAACCGTTCGAGGGTCACGAAGCGGTGAAGGAGTGCATTTTGGAGGGTGGCCGGCCGGTGCTCACCCAGCGGGAAACGCATTTTCCATCGTACTGTTTGGATTTGATGGTGCTCTGCTGGGATCAGCAACCGAAGGTTCGACCATCTGCCAGCCAGATTGTGTCGATTGCAAGCGCACCGGAGTTTACGCATTTGATCGATATAATTTCGCTGAGCCATCCGGGGAATACGATGGATGGGATTGCTTGTCCGATTGCCAGCGTGGATGACGAGACAGTTATATCGGGTCACGAGTTGTGGTTGCCTTGTTCCAACTCACGGATCGACATTCTGCATGGGTCGATCAAGGGATGGCAACAGTATCATCGAATATTATGCCCCCAGATTGGAACTCCGGTGAAGTCGGCCAATGGGAGTGGATATCATTCGCAGCCAACGACTCCACATCAGATGAAGCAGATAAAGATGACGACGGCTTGTGTTGTGGAGAAGGCAGTTTGGATTGGCGACGCAGAGGGAAATAtctatgcattcaacgcatgtGACTGTGTTCATCAGTTTTCGTACGCGCTGGAACCAGCGCAACCGTGTCCAGTAGTGGCGTTAGTCTACCTGAAAAAGTTCAGTCGGGTGGCTGCAGGTTTGGAGAATGGTCGATTGTTTTTGTTGGACTCCACGTTAACTCCAAGCACTTCCGTATCGGCAGAGGGTAGTTTTGTTCTGTCTGAACTCGGATCCGGCGAACGTCTGTATAGTGTTTGTCCTCTCTGGAAGGATGAAACTGAATGCGAACTTTGGTGCGGCGAAACTGACGGAGCGATGAATGTCTTTTCGTTGAAGAATAGCCACGTTTCGGGACAACATCATTTAACTCACTTCCAAACACCCCTTCCCACTCGGGGACTCACAGTGTCACTGTTGTGCGCCTCGGACGATTGGGTCTACTCATACGTCGCACCGGGTTGTATTCTGTACCAATGGCGATCCACTGGCAAGCAAATCGAGAACCGCTTGGACTGTTCGAAATTAGTTCCGTGCTCGGAAAGCCTAAAAAGTATCGCCATTGACGAACATCTCAGTCCGGGAAAATGCCAAATATCCACAATAGCTGCCCTGAACGGAGAACTTTACGTCGGAACCACGTGGGGTTGTATCATCATTATAGAAAAGCAAACTCTCCGGCCGATCACGATATTCCGTCCATTCGAGGAGGATGTTCGCTGCATCGTTCCGCTGTACGGCGGCCCCAGTCCGATGTTGGTCACATTGGGGCGCGGCTATCGATCTCTCATCGATCGGTACACGGACGTGACCACCGGTCATGTCACGACGCCTTCGGCCGGTGCCCCAGATAAGCGTTTGAAGGAAACGTTGCTGAAGGATCGATCCAACAACATGCATGCCCTGATCTGGACGGCCGAACACTGGACACCGGTCTAG